A window of Diospyros lotus cultivar Yz01 chromosome 14, ASM1463336v1, whole genome shotgun sequence contains these coding sequences:
- the LOC127790948 gene encoding uncharacterized protein LOC127790948 has product MIRKKRLRKTGITDLGGDASLPTHASASLSTPPQPPASSPAPPQPIASSPTPPQPPLSGHAPSQPPGSRQTPSESSTPHLSHDIPSTASSTSRRYWTVNVIDEEGLIKQEKLRVKDVWLLVCGRRVMLEFNESFQPIGDPAGLLGGILGELASNFVAFPINYERKI; this is encoded by the exons ATGATTAGGAAGAAACGTCTAAGAAAGACAGGCATTACTGATTTAGGTGGAGATGCCTCACTTCCCACACATGCTTCAGCATCATTGTCAACTCCACCACAACCCCCAGCATCATCCCCAGCTCCACCACAACCTATAGCATCCTCCCCAACTCCACCGCAACCTCCATTATCTGGCCATGCCCCATCACAACCTCCAGGATCTAGGCAGACTCCATCAGAATCATCCACCCCACATCTCTCTCACGATATTCCATCGACAGCCTCGTCTACATCACGTCGTTACTGGACAGTTAATGTGATAG ATGAAGAAGGGCTTATAAAACAGGAAAAACTAAGGGTTAAAGATGTTTGGTTACTAGTATGTGGAAGGCGTGTTATGTTAGAGTTCAATGAATCATTCCAACCAATTGGAGATCCAGCTGGACTTCTTGGAGGGATTTTAGGAGAATTAGCCTCTAATTTTGTTGCTTTTCCTATCAATTATGAAA gaaaaatttaa